A genome region from Macaca nemestrina isolate mMacNem1 chromosome 20, mMacNem.hap1, whole genome shotgun sequence includes the following:
- the LOC105496814 gene encoding developmental pluripotency-associated 5 protein-like, with product MVLCCPLLISYRKINKRRNTLPWVKLPEDLKDPEVLLVQMRLLEAMFGPDGSQIPYIEQVSKIMLMRKALESSDLTEVVVYGFYLCKCRTKWMLQSMTEWHCQHQERGMLKLAESMTAVELGPWVK from the exons ATGGTCCTCTGCTGCCCACTGTTGATCTCCTACAGGAAAATCAACAA ACGTAGAAATACCCTGCCATGGGTGAAACTTCCTGAGGATTTGAAAGATCCAGAGGTGCTCCTGGTCCAGATGCGGCTGCTGGAAGCCATGTTCGGCCCGGACGGATCTCAAATCCCTTACATCGAGCAGGTGAGCAAGATCATGCTCATGCGGAAGGCTCTGGAGTCTTCAGACCTCACCGAGGTTGTCGTTTACGGCTTCTATTTGTGCAAGTGCCGGACCAAGTGGATGCTCCAGTCCATGACTGAGTGGCATTGCCAGCACCAGGAGCGAGGGATGCTCAAACTTGCGGAAAGCATGACTGCGGTTGAACTAGGCCCTTGGGTGAAGTGA